TATGATAAGCtttctgttattgttattttttacaTTCTGAAAATGTTTGCAAAGATGTACAAGTTTAAATCTGACACAGATTTAGGGGCTATCTACTGTTTATATTGAGTCGTGCAGCTGGTACCTGAATGCTTATGCTCTCTATGGAAATTCAGCTTTAATTCTGTAATGCTCAGAAGTCAGAGAGCTACTAGTAATTCTGCTTCTCCTTAATCTATTCACAAAGGGTCACATTTTGCATGATcccccaaaaaataaacaattaaatattcCTTCATTAATCCTTCACCAGTTGTGGGACTGAGTTTTTGCTGAAATACCAGCACTGTATTTTCCAACTCACCCCTAGTAACAGGCTGTTCTTCAAGCACTGAAACGGTTGGACCTGGAGAGGAGTGATTAAAGGAGCTCATAGTTGCTTCAGGTAGAACTGTGTTGTAGTCCTCACACATGCCTTTAGCCTGAGTGAATGCCGAAAAGAATGACTCAGGAATCAGTAACAAAGCTGCTCATCTCTCTCTTGTGTAATATGGTAATGAGTCTCACCTCTTCAGGGCAGTTGTAATCCAGCCACTCTTGTCTATGTCGGTCTATACCATCAGAACATCtagaaatgaaaagcaaagtGAGAAAAGGCGAGAGTCTCATAACATCACGAATTGAACTTTGTCTTACCGTTGAAGTGTGTTGCACCAGCCACAGCTGCTTGTCAAGTTGGATGTTAGGCAGAGATCACAGGATGTGTGTTGAAGACAAGCTGGGGAACGGGAATCGCATCATTACGCAGTTACGGGGTGAGTAATGAGGCTAGGCTGTCGAACAAAAACTAGTTTGAAACAGAACTTACTGGGCAGAGGTGTGAACTCAAAAGCTGATCCGCTCACAATCTTTGTGGTGTCAATGGCAACACGATGATACTCATAGATAGTACGCCGCTTTGCTTCTATCAAGACAAAAATTGAATGTCAGCCTTTCTTCTGTATTAAGTCTCATGTGAAAACTTAAAATGAAGTCTGTTCTCCATGTTTCTGAGAGGGGACTAACTCCTGTTCAAATTGAACTACTTGTAATGGAAAGTATTTAATTTCTGCTTTTACTCCTCTGCCTTAACTGGCTTAATAATTTACTAAAATATGAATAATTACTTTAAATTAACAGTAGAGGAAgcatctcttttttattttaaaggagCTGACCTGACAGCAGTGATGTAGGGAGGTGTCCCATGAAAGCGTCAGATAGTCCAACTTTCAGCGGATGCTCAGTAGAATTTATTTCCTCCACTGGCAATGGGATCTCAAAAAAGAACAGAAGTTTGTTTTGACACTGGTAAACCTGACATTCAAGCTGAGCTGTGTTTTTTACAAAATATTGAAGTGGTGGAATTATATTTTTTGCTACATCTGATTAAAAATACATAACTTACATCTTTGTAGTTGAAAACAATTGTTCCATTTTTGTGGAGCGCTGCCTGGAAAGTAAAAGGCCCCGCTGCCTCTCGGTCCTTTAACCGCACTTTGTCCCACTGCACGACAAATAAATTTCCTGGGCAAAGCAGTATACAAAGGCCAGTCAGAGATACCCAGGAGCTCCCAAACTCTAGAGACTTCATAGAGGAACCTTTACCTACCATTATCCGAGTACCTCACTGTTGAATTTTTAGTAAAGCTAGGGTCAAAATTGGCCATGAGGGGAGCGACATACTGGGTGGCGGTTAGCATTCTGTGAGTTATTTCACCCATGTAGATGAAACCTGAAGAGAAACATTAAGAGAAGTGAACtgttaaagattttaaaaacaccTCTACCTCATGGTCGAACAGCACATCTTTAAACTGAAGCATGTGACCTACCTCCAGTTGCTATAATAATTTGTCTCAAGTAGTGCCCATAGAAGGGGAAATCAAAGGAGAGTGCCACTCTCTGTGAATAAGAAGACATGTCAGATGTGGTTAAATCTGTCTGTAAATCAGACATTAGTGCTTGAATGTGCGAACGCTCATCTCACCGCTGCCTGTCGATGCGCGTTGGACAGTATGCCGTGAATTCTGACTTGGTTTTTGTGCAGGTTGTCCATATCCACCCACAAGCTTGCAGTCTGTGTG
Above is a genomic segment from Maylandia zebra isolate NMK-2024a linkage group LG8, Mzebra_GT3a, whole genome shotgun sequence containing:
- the LOC101487856 gene encoding plexin domain-containing protein 1 isoform X2; translation: MGLYAVLLICLSQAELGRVWAQEHEDAWSGTALEDLSSFHRTRRDQQTPHKHREARSSQAEGGGGVDISPLPDNMTRIVEDSQKYYRWQSFGPTDTQTASLWVDMDNLHKNQVRIHGILSNAHRQAARVALSFDFPFYGHYLRQIIIATGGFIYMGEITHRMLTATQYVAPLMANFDPSFTKNSTVRYSDNGNLFVVQWDKVRLKDREAAGPFTFQAALHKNGTIVFNYKDIPLPVEEINSTEHPLKVGLSDAFMGHLPTSLLSAKRRTIYEYHRVAIDTTKIVSGSAFEFTPLPTCLQHTSCDLCLTSNLTSSCGWCNTLQRCSDGIDRHRQEWLDYNCPEEAKGMCEDYNTVLPEATMSSFNHSSPGPTVSVLEEQPVTRDIQTSPPNNGMTENTAIIAGVVAALVLLVALTLLAVYYINTHPTVAPPFYLMQRRTNNYWPSMKFRNQGCHSSYAEVELGGHEKEGFIEAEHCC
- the LOC101487856 gene encoding plexin domain-containing protein 1 isoform X1 encodes the protein MGLYAVLLICLSQAELGRVWAQEHEDAWSGTALEDLSSFHRTRRDQQTPHKHREARSSQAEGGGGVDISPLPDNMTRIVEDSQKYYRWQSFGPTDTQTASLWVDMDNLHKNQVRIHGILSNAHRQAARVALSFDFPFYGHYLRQIIIATGGFIYMGEITHRMLTATQYVAPLMANFDPSFTKNSTVRYSDNGNLFVVQWDKVRLKDREAAGPFTFQAALHKNGTIVFNYKDIPLPVEEINSTEHPLKVGLSDAFMGHLPTSLLSEAKRRTIYEYHRVAIDTTKIVSGSAFEFTPLPTCLQHTSCDLCLTSNLTSSCGWCNTLQRCSDGIDRHRQEWLDYNCPEEAKGMCEDYNTVLPEATMSSFNHSSPGPTVSVLEEQPVTRDIQTSPPNNGMTENTAIIAGVVAALVLLVALTLLAVYYINTHPTVAPPFYLMQRRTNNYWPSMKFRNQGCHSSYAEVELGGHEKEGFIEAEHCC